The following coding sequences are from one Shewanella putrefaciens window:
- a CDS encoding DUF2989 domain-containing protein yields MRQNLVIITSFTLGMSILGLFGCDNGRNIAIICKNNPEICADLHKDSWCLAEKTQLIRDRYTLKDTTNPTGKQLYLQLTYLEDYSRCIELAAGVQHIIHTSRTADRARAFRLSTDNLTQLQEQTRERQDPFMSYYQWTRFGDTQALNRLLEHENAGEVTDPFLLAQIATYYSNRDAIKSQQLYLKVLSEIQYDDFDVNWLLGLASTFRHTQQFDKTYMLTKANLLLTQQKYSEDKMLALLSNNKTLAAKLDKYAQTLIDALKNGNYSTSSVRKWLEPAPQILPAETITTEPVPEK; encoded by the coding sequence TTGCGTCAAAATCTAGTAATAATTACATCATTTACGCTCGGGATGAGCATTTTAGGTCTTTTCGGTTGCGATAATGGCCGAAATATCGCAATAATTTGTAAAAATAATCCTGAAATTTGTGCCGACTTGCATAAAGACAGTTGGTGTTTAGCTGAAAAAACGCAACTGATAAGAGATCGTTATACTTTAAAAGACACAACTAACCCTACAGGTAAACAGCTATATCTACAACTTACCTATCTTGAAGATTACAGTCGTTGTATCGAACTTGCCGCAGGTGTGCAGCATATCATCCACACAAGTCGTACTGCAGATAGAGCAAGAGCCTTTAGGTTAAGCACAGATAATTTAACTCAACTTCAAGAACAAACGCGTGAACGGCAAGATCCTTTTATGTCCTACTACCAATGGACGCGTTTCGGTGATACCCAAGCACTAAACCGACTGCTAGAGCATGAAAATGCTGGCGAAGTGACTGACCCTTTTTTACTCGCGCAAATTGCCACCTATTACAGCAATCGAGATGCCATTAAATCGCAACAACTGTATCTTAAAGTGCTCTCAGAAATTCAATACGATGACTTTGATGTGAATTGGCTATTAGGCTTAGCATCCACTTTTCGTCACACACAGCAGTTTGATAAAACTTACATGTTAACTAAGGCTAATTTACTCCTCACACAACAAAAATATTCAGAGGATAAGATGCTCGCCTTGCTCAGTAACAACAAAACGCTGGCAGCAAAACTGGATAAATATGCTCAAACACTCATAGATGCATTAAAAAATGGCAACTACTCAACAAGCTCAGTGCGAAAATGGCTAGAACCAGCCCCCCAAATCTTGCCAGCAGAAACAATAACCACAGAGCCAGTACCCGAAAAGTAA
- a CDS encoding glyceraldehyde-3-phosphate dehydrogenase, whose protein sequence is MSADKHLQSWQERFEMAEAMQPLLGKLYRNQGVEVVVYGKPLLNASTIEIIKAHRLVRRHVGEKLRLRESFPFVQALSKLAVKQCKVDIGKLAVNYWRDHTDVSEIESYMAKELADAIDHADDVAPRDVVLYGFGRIGRLLARLLIERTGRSNKLRLRAIVLRGGKKGDLEKRASLLRRDSVHGPFNGSVEVDEENNAIIANGTYIQVIYANSPDEVDYTKYDINDALVVDNTGIWKDEAGLGLHLKSPGASKVLLTAPAKGAIKNIVYGVNEGDITPEDIIVSAASCTTNAITPVLKAVNDKYGIENGHVETIHSYTNDQNLIDNYHTADRRGRSAPLNMVITETGAAKAVAKALPVLAGKLTGNAIRVPTPNVSMAIISMNLNAETNKDELNEYLKDTALQSPLQNQIDYTDSTEIVSSDLVGSRYAGVVDSQATIAEGKRAILYVWYDNEFGYSCQVVGVMQTMLGLTTLSLPA, encoded by the coding sequence ATGAGCGCTGATAAACACCTACAAAGTTGGCAAGAACGTTTTGAAATGGCAGAGGCAATGCAGCCTTTGTTGGGCAAGTTGTATCGTAACCAAGGCGTTGAAGTCGTGGTCTATGGTAAGCCGTTACTCAATGCTTCTACGATTGAAATCATTAAAGCGCACCGTTTAGTTCGTCGTCATGTCGGTGAAAAATTACGTTTACGCGAGAGTTTCCCCTTCGTTCAAGCTTTGAGCAAACTCGCAGTTAAACAATGTAAAGTGGATATTGGTAAGCTCGCTGTCAATTACTGGCGCGACCATACTGATGTCAGCGAAATTGAAAGCTATATGGCAAAAGAATTGGCCGATGCTATCGACCATGCCGATGATGTCGCGCCGCGTGACGTCGTGCTTTATGGTTTTGGCCGTATCGGTCGCTTATTGGCACGCTTGCTGATTGAACGCACAGGTCGCAGCAATAAGTTAAGGTTACGCGCTATCGTTTTACGTGGCGGCAAGAAAGGCGATCTAGAAAAACGCGCGAGTTTATTACGTCGTGATTCAGTCCATGGTCCCTTTAATGGTTCTGTGGAAGTTGACGAAGAGAACAATGCGATTATCGCTAACGGCACTTATATCCAAGTCATTTATGCGAATTCACCTGATGAAGTGGATTACACTAAATACGACATTAATGATGCCCTAGTTGTTGATAACACTGGTATTTGGAAGGATGAAGCGGGTCTTGGTTTGCACCTTAAGAGCCCTGGTGCCAGCAAAGTATTGCTAACAGCCCCTGCAAAAGGTGCGATCAAGAATATCGTTTACGGTGTGAATGAAGGCGACATTACCCCAGAAGATATTATTGTTTCTGCGGCGAGTTGTACTACCAATGCTATTACGCCAGTACTGAAAGCTGTGAATGATAAATATGGTATCGAGAATGGTCACGTTGAGACAATTCATTCTTATACCAACGATCAAAACTTGATTGATAACTATCACACTGCAGATCGCCGTGGTCGCAGTGCACCTTTAAACATGGTGATCACTGAAACGGGTGCAGCCAAAGCCGTTGCCAAAGCTTTACCAGTGTTAGCAGGCAAGTTAACGGGTAACGCGATTCGCGTGCCAACGCCTAACGTGTCTATGGCGATTATCAGCATGAACCTAAATGCCGAAACCAATAAAGATGAACTAAACGAGTACTTGAAAGATACAGCGCTACAATCACCACTGCAAAATCAAATCGATTACACTGATTCAACTGAGATTGTATCGAGTGATTTAGTCGGTTCACGTTATGCTGGTGTGGTTGATTCCCAAGCGACTATCGCGGAAGGTAAACGCGCCATTCTATACGTATGGTATGACAACGAATTTGGCTATAGCTGCCAAGTGGTCGGTGTGATGCAGACCATGTTAGGTTTAACCACGCTGTCTCTACCAGCCTAA
- the gap gene encoding type I glyceraldehyde-3-phosphate dehydrogenase: MTIRVAINGYGRIGRNVLRALYESEKAYPIKIVAINDLGDASINAHLTKYDSVHGRFTAKVDHDAEAIYVNGDKILTFQERDPAKLPWAELQVDVVFECTGIFTSKETVQPHLTAGAKKVIISAPGKNVDATVVYGVNNNVLTSDMTVISNASCTTNCLAPFAKPLNDEIGIESGLMTTIHAYTNDQRLSDVYHTDLRRARAAALSMIPTKTGAAAAVGLVVPELQGKFDGLAVRVPTVNVSLVDLSFIAARDTTVEEVNAIIERAASVAPLSEVLAVNKEPLVSIDFNHNAFSSNFDATQTRVNGRLVKVMSWYDNEWGFSNRMLDNAVALMNAK, translated from the coding sequence ATGACTATCCGTGTAGCAATAAATGGCTATGGCCGTATCGGTAGAAACGTATTACGCGCCTTGTACGAAAGCGAAAAAGCTTATCCAATCAAGATTGTCGCTATTAATGATTTAGGCGACGCTTCCATCAACGCTCACCTGACAAAATACGATTCTGTTCACGGTCGTTTCACTGCGAAAGTTGACCATGATGCCGAAGCTATTTATGTGAATGGCGATAAGATCCTCACTTTCCAAGAACGTGATCCTGCAAAACTGCCATGGGCAGAGCTACAGGTTGACGTGGTTTTCGAATGTACCGGTATCTTCACTTCTAAAGAAACCGTTCAACCACATTTAACCGCTGGCGCGAAGAAAGTGATTATTTCTGCTCCAGGTAAAAATGTGGATGCCACCGTAGTTTACGGTGTGAACAACAACGTGTTGACCTCAGACATGACGGTGATTTCAAATGCTTCTTGTACGACTAACTGTCTAGCCCCTTTTGCTAAGCCGTTAAATGACGAGATTGGTATCGAATCAGGTTTGATGACCACCATTCACGCTTATACCAACGATCAGCGTTTATCTGACGTGTACCACACAGATTTACGTCGTGCCCGTGCTGCGGCACTGTCAATGATCCCAACTAAAACGGGCGCAGCTGCTGCTGTCGGTTTGGTTGTACCTGAATTACAAGGTAAATTCGACGGTTTAGCGGTTCGTGTACCTACAGTTAACGTATCACTCGTGGATTTATCTTTCATCGCTGCCCGTGATACGACAGTTGAAGAAGTGAATGCCATTATCGAACGTGCTGCCAGCGTTGCGCCATTGAGCGAAGTGTTAGCGGTAAATAAAGAGCCATTGGTGTCTATCGACTTTAACCACAATGCGTTTTCTTCAAACTTTGACGCCACTCAAACCCGTGTAAACGGTCGTTTAGTGAAAGTGATGTCTTGGTATGATAACGAGTGGGGATTCAGTAACCGTATGTTAGATAACGCGGTTGCCCTGATGAACGCCAAATAA